A window of the Salvelinus sp. IW2-2015 linkage group LG3, ASM291031v2, whole genome shotgun sequence genome harbors these coding sequences:
- the LOC111951205 gene encoding EKC/KEOPS complex subunit TPRKB: MYSTQELELFPDRTVTQLLFKDVKNVAEFRKNAMEGKINGALINPSMIVNPFQVLVAANKAVHLHSTGKMKTRSLYSEIIYNLSPTNNISEAFKRFGISDSDSALLIVLVHPKEETQHMSDIIAKVDGQQIPVEDVSMLTDPAKIKKLYKTTPQEDKCLLDAVVCRMATKDVM, translated from the exons ATGTATTCAACTCAAGAATTGGAACTCTTTCCTGATCGTACTGTAACTCAGTTGCTATTCAAAGATGTCAAAAACGTCGCAGAATTTAGGAAAAATGCCATGGAAGGAAAGATTAATGGTGCCTTGATAAACCCGTCTATG ATAGTGAACCCCTTCCAAGTGCTAGTGGCAGCAAACAAGGCAGTCCATTTACATAGCACTGGAAAAATGAAGACAAGGAGCTTATATTCCGAAATCATCTACAACCTTTCACCCACTAATAAT ATTTCAGAGGCTTTCAAGAGGTTTGGGATATCAGACAGTGATAGTGCTCTTCTCATAGTTCTGGTCCATCCCAAAGAGGAGACGCAGCACATGAGTGACATCATTGCCAAGGTGGACGGACAACAGATTCCAGTTGAAGATGTCTCCATGTTGACCGACCCTGCTAAGATAAAAAAG ctGTACAAAACCACACCCCAGGAGGATAAGTGTCTACTGGATGCTGTTGTCTGCAGGATGGCAACCAAAGATGTCATGTAG
- the LOC111951196 gene encoding dol-P-Glc:Glc(2)Man(9)GlcNAc(2)-PP-Dol alpha-1,2-glucosyltransferase, which translates to MEKFEGYIFTALCSTNFLVSCLLFSKITREQREPYMDEIFHVRQAQKYCHGKFNEWDPMITTLPGLYLASVGVIKPVVWLVDLTGKVVCSTAMLRFINLLFNCGILYLLYLIICKLHLKEKTKTASRRVLSALSLSTFPVLYFFNFLYYTDAGSTFFILFTYLMTLYGCHKASALISVFAIFFRQTNIIWVVFCASTVVANKMDETWRTEQSKKKDDKSPCQIPFSVSGVKRVMRFLLEFLTTANHVKAVMLVAWPYILIAVGFIAFIVLNDGIVVGDRSSHEACLNFPQLFYFFSFALFFSIPTSLCYHRALRFLQTLKKQPLLYLLITGLCLLLVWKFTFVHKYLLADNRHFPFYVWKRIFQKHEXVRFALIPAYVFAAWNFXDTLKSRSLFWXLAFLVCLLAATVPQKLLEFRYFIVPYLLYRLHMPLPSLTRLVLEFLFYTAVNAATLYIFINKTFQWPNSPAVQRFMW; encoded by the exons ATGGAGAAATTCGAAGGGTACATTTTCACTGCTCTCTGCAGCACCAATTTTTTGGTTTCATGTCTCCTGTTCTCCAAAATAACTCGGGAGCAAAGGGAGCCCTACATGGACGAAATATTTCACGTCCGTCAAGCTCAGAAATACTGCCACGGGAAGTTCAACGAG TGGGACCCAATGATCACCACGCTTCCTGGCCTGTACCTGGCGTCAGTGGGTGTGATCAAGCCAGTGGTGTGGCTAGTGGACCTCACAGGGAAGGTAGTGTGTTCTACTGCGATGCTGCGCTTCATCAACCTCCTCTTCAACTGTGGTATCCTCTACCTGCTGTATCTCATCATCTGCAAGCTCCACCTTAAAGAGAAG ACTAAGACTGCCTCCCGCAGAGTTCTCTCAGCCCTGTCCCTGTCCACCTTCCCCGTGCTCTACTTCTTCAACTTCCTCTACTACACAGATGCCGGATCTACTTTCTTCATTCTCTTCACATACCTCATGACCCTGTATGGCTGTCACAAAGCCTCGGCACTCATCAGCGTCTTCGCCATATTCTTCCGCCAGACCAACATCATCTGGGTGGTGTTCTGCGCCAGCACGGTTGTGGCCAACAAGATGGACGAAACTTGGAGGACGGAACAGTCGAAGAAGAAGGACGATAAGTCGCCCTGTCAGATACCTTTCTCCGTAAGTGGGGTGAAGAGAGTGATGCGTTTCCTGTTGGAATTCCTGACCACAGCCAATCATGTGAAGGCTGTGATGTTAGTGGCGTGGCCGTACATTCTTATTGCCGTGGGTTTTATCGCATTCATTGTGTTGAATGATGGGATCGTAGTCGGGGACAGATCCAGTCACGAGGCCTGTCTCAACTTCCCTCAGCTCTTCTACTTCTTCTCTTTTGCCCTCTTCTTCTCCATCCCCACGTCGCTGTGCTACCACCGAGCTCTCCGCTTCCTCCAGACCCTCAAGAAGCAGCCACTGCTCTACTTACTGATCACGGGACTCTGCCTTCTCCTAGTGTGGAAGTTCACCTTCGTRCACAAGTACCTCCTGGCYGACAACAGACACTTCCCCTTCTAYGTGTGGAAGAGGATCTTCCAGAAGCAYGAGGYGGTGCGTTTTGCMCTCATCCCGGCATACGTGTTTGCAGCGTGGAACTTCRTGGACACTCTGAARTCCCGGTCRYTGTTCTGGAKCCTGGCGTTCCTGGTGTGTCTGCTGGCGGCCACGGTGCCTCAGAAGCTGCTAGAGTTCAGGTACTTTATTGTTCCGTACCTGCTCTACCGCCTCCACATGCCCCTGCCCTCCCTCACCAGACTGGTGCTGGAGTTCCTGTTCTATACAGCCGTCAACGCAGCCACGCTGTACATCTTCATCAACAAGACTTTTCAATGGCCAAATAGTCCGGCTGTACAGAGGTTTATGTGGTAG